Within the Flavobacterium sp. N502536 genome, the region GATAGCATTCTTTACCCTCGGACTATAGACTACCGGCGTAGTATTCAAACTTTTAATACGCAGGCTGTACAAATCTGATCCTTTTAGATTCGTAGGAACAGCAAACTTAATGGTTTGTTGTTTTAATACAGCATCGTCTGTAAATGAAATTGTTGTAGTAGCAGTTGGAGTCGTAAAACTTCCAGTTTCATCTGAAAGCTCAACGGCAAAAGTTGTTCCAGCCGGAAAATCTACATAGCTGAAAGTTGCAAAATACTCATTAAACACAACACCATTGACAACAAGACCAGCGCAGATTTTCTCGAATGGAAGCTGCTGTGGTCCTATCACTGGTGTTTGTGCATATGAATTTAATCTAGTAAAAAAGACAATACTAAATAAAAACACTATTTTGATAAAATTTGGGGGCATTCTTTGAATCATATAGTGCGTGTTCTTGCTAAATCTATGTCTTCAAAAAATAGGATATCAATAAATGTTTCAGAAAAATCGTACTTATAGTTCTCGATAATATCTTTTGCAAGAATTGAAAAAGAACCAGTCAAAAATCGATTTTCTTGGTTACACTCTGAATTCTGATCTTTCACAACAGTTGCCATAGAAAGGCTATCCTTGGGGATGGATAGCCCTGCTAATAACTGATTAGAATTATCTAATTCGCCGATCCTTACCTGATCAGCATTTTTTATATTTTGGTCCTTACAACCCGCCATTTTACTCTCAGTTGCAATAGAAATTGTAGGTACTTCTATCGTATTTTGAGCATATAGGCTTAGGGAAACAGGGAACACTAAAAATATAATATATATAAAATATTTTTTTCTAGATGGAGCCATTATGTTTTGATCTTTATTTGTCCGGTATTAAGACGAATACATAAATTGTGTCTGGGGACTTTATTAATAAAATTTACGCGAAATAAAAATCTAAATCTCTTTTATCTGTTGCTGCTAGACGCTGTAATTTTTCCTAATTGTAATCTGAAATCCGGTTTCTTAGCATTGAAGATGTCAATGAAAGTCTCTCTGTTGTTACTTTGAGAATACACATTGAAAAATACGCTATTTCCGTACCAGCTTTCTAAGTCCTCATTGTTTGAATTGTACTCTGTAAAGATGTTTCCGTTACAAAGGTTAAAGTACATTTCTTCAAATCTGATTTTCTTAAGATTAGCATCATTAATTTCAGTTTTACTGTCTAATAAAACAGCAGGATTAAATCCGGAGATTACACTACGCTTCATTTCAAGAGAAGCATTTTCAGCCACATACACAGCTTCTTTTACTAAACCAGACTGAATATCAGCTTTAATGTTTTCACTGTCATTAAGCATTGTAATATTAGTTGCAACAACTAAAGTTTGTTTTTTAGTAAAATCAGTTTCACTTTTCTTTTCGAATGATTTTACTTCCATACAACGAGATCCGTCTTTATTACTTGATAAATAAGAAGATCTAACGGCTAATGAATTGTATAAACGACATTGAACTCCCTGAGTAAATTTGTAGTCGTCGTTGATTGATTTATAAGAAACAAACTTAGTAGCGTTTACATCACCTCCAAAAAAGGCAAATGAGTCACCACCAGAGTAGCTTACCATAATGTTTTCAAGTATTGTTTTAGATCCAACACCAGCAACAGTTAAACCGTTGAAAGTATCTACACCTTTTACTTTTTTACCTGCAAATTCGATTCTCACAAATCTTAAAACTCCTGAATTTGAAGCAGCATTATCACCACCGTAAGTTGTTAAAGTAGGATCAAGATCTAAATTGTAAGAACTAACATTACCAAATTTATTAATCGGAGCATCACCAAGGATTACAATTCCACCCCAGTCTCCAGCTTTTTTCTGGCTGCGGTTTGAAGTAAATACGATTGGGTCAGTTTCTAATCCATCGGCAACAAGCTGAGCACCTTTGGTAACTACTAGTGTTCCTTTTGTTTCAAAATCACCAATAATTAAAGTTCCTGGTTCAATTGTTAAAACAGCATTGTTAGTAACATAAACGTTGCCTTGCAGTACATAAATATTCCTTTTCAGCAATTTAGTATTAACAGAGATGTTTCCTGCTAAAATTTGGTTTGCTTCTCCATACTCTACTTTGTTAGGCTTAAATTCGGTCCAGTTGTTCAACCAATTGTTGTAGCCCATAATTCCTTTCTCTTGCTGAGCACTCATACTGGTAACTGTCAAAAGAACGCAAATCATTTGAGTAATTTTTTTCATGATAAGGGGTATTAGGGTTAATAATAAATTTGGGTATGCGTAAATGAAAAAACTCATCCCGAATTTCTGATGATCGTCAGAACCTTTCGGGAGAGTTGTTTTTTATCTCTTTTTTTTAAATGTAGACATAAATTGAATCCATCTACGTAAACACTTTCAAAAAAGTTTTAAAAAAAAATATTTTTATTACATTTCGTTCAATTCGTTGAACTCGTGTAAAGATTTCAATGTGCTTTCGTAGAATAAAATCGCAGCGATTAAGTTTCCTTTATCAGAATACGGCATCATTTTTCTTTGAAATTCTACTGTTGTATCTAAAAACGTAGCTGTACCTACAGCCTGATTGTCTAATACTTTTTTGTGTTCGTTATCGTCTGGAATACCTAAGTCTGCCATCGTAACTCCCGGTTTTGTAACCAATGCAATGTAAGGAAGTGTTTTTACTAAAACTTTGATACGCTCAATGTATAATTCCAAAAGTTCCCCTTTTTGCATACCACTCAATTCTTTTTGATCATGGTACTTACGAATAAGAGCTGTTGTACTGATTATACTTCTCGGAGCATTTTTTGCCTGCGCCGAAACGGCACCAGTTGTCAATAAAAAAAGTGCACTAAATAAAATAATTTTCCCTTTCATAGATTCTTATTATAATTGGTTCTTGATGAAAACAAAAATATAGAATTTAACTTAAACTGCAACTTTATTGATTTCTTTTTTCAAAAAAAAAGCTTAAAAAAAGCTTAAAAACCAGCGTTATGTCGAGGAAATGTGCGTTTTAACGGTGTTTTTGTTAAAATTGACTCAACTGCAGCAGGTAGGATATTAGCTATTAAAACCGATTTTACACCCATATTAATAATCAAAAAAAGCTACCGTTAATCGTTTCTCACGAAAAACTATTAACAAAAAAGTCTTAATATCTCCACATATTCACCTGTTTATTAACAAAAGTTAGTTGACAAACCTCAAAAAATCGAGCCAAAATCTTCACGAACGACAGAAATGGAACTGGATGCATAAACTTTTGAGCTAAAATTTTTGACTGTATCATTTTCTCCTATCTTTGCTTCATGCAATTTTCTCAAATTTTAGGTCAAGACTACATCAAAAGTCACTTGATAAAAAGTGCAGCTTCCGGAAGAATTCCGCACGCGCAATTATTCATTGGGCCGGAAGGAAGCGGCACATTATCAACGGCAATTGCTTATGCGCAATATATTTTGTGCAACAATACGGGAGACGAAAACTCGAATGGAAATGATTCGTGCAATTTGAAATTTCAAAACATCTCACATCCCGATCTGCATTTTATTTATCCAACAGTAACCACCGAAGACGTAAAAACAAAACCCAAAAGTTTAGATTTTATTCAGGACTGGCGCACTTTTATTCAGGAAACACCTTACGGCGGATTATTTGACTGGTATAAAATGCTGGGGGTTCAAAACAAACAAGGAGAAATTCGTGTTGAAGATGCACAGGAAGTTTTAAAATCACTTTCGTTAAAATCATACGAAGGCGGTTACAAAATTATGATTATCTGGATGGCCGATAAAATGAATATTGCCGCCTCCAACAAACTTCTGAAATTATTGGAAGAACCTTCCGATAAAACCATTTTCATCCTAATTTCAGAAAACGAAGAAGATATTATTCAAACTATACGTTCTCGTTGTCAGGTCATTCACTTTAACGGACTTCCCGAAAAAGTAATTGCCGAAGCCTTAATGGTCAAAGAAAATATCGACGAGAAATTAGCCTTTAAAATTGCGCATCAGGCACAGGGAAATTTCAGTAAAGCCTTACATCTTATAAAAGAAGACGATTCAGAATATCCTTTCGAACAATGGTTTGTCAATTGGGTTCGTGCGGCCTTTAGAGCAAAAGGAAATGCAGCAGCCATTCAGGATTTAATAACCTGGAGTGAAGAAATTGCAGCCCTTGGACGTGAAAGCCAGAAAAAATTCATCCAGTTTTGTATCGAAATGTTTCGTCAGGCACTATTGCTCAACTATCAGGCTCCCACTCTTGTTTACATTGAGCCGAAAGTAGACAAATTTAAACTCGAAAATTTTGCGCCTTTTGTCAACGGAAATAACATTCACGAAATTTTCAAAGAACTTTCAGATGCCATGTATCACATTGAAAGAAACGGAAATGCAAAAATAATTCTAACCGATTTATCTATAAAACTGACTCGTTTAATTCACAAAAAATAGTTTTCAAATGAATAATGTTGCCTCCATTTTACTATTAGCATTTTTAGCCTTAACGTTCTTACAATCAGGATACGAAAAAATATTTTACTGGAAAGACAATGTCGAGTGGCTTAAAGGCCATTTTGCGAAAACAAGACTAAAAAATCAGGTACCACTTGCCCTGCTCCATCTTTTAATTTTAGAATTAATTTCAGGAGTTTTATGTGTTGTAGGTGCCATACAATTACTCACCAACAGCGGTCGCGAATTTGGTTTTTACGGAGCCATATTCTCCTGCATTACTTTGTTAATGATGCTTTTTGGTCAACGATTAGCTAAAGATTACGACGGTGCAAGAACCATTGTTATTTATTTTATTCCAGCCGTAATGGCCGTTTACTGGTTGAATTAATCAGCCCAATTTTTAAAAAAGCAAGCCATTGATTTAAAGAATTTTATCAACTGTTTTTAATTTCTGAAATCTTGTTAATCTATGGCAAAAAAATTATCAAAAAAAATGAATCCAAAACACCCATCAGAGTCCCTGACCATCTTAACCGATTTAGTTTTACCAAGTGAAACAAATCCTTTAAACAACCTTTTTGGTGGCGAATTATTAGCCCGAATGGATCGCGCAGCAAGTATTGCGGCCCGCAGACATTCCCGTCGAATTGTAGTGACAGCCTCTGTCAATCACGTTGCTTTCAACAGAGCTATTTCGTTAGGAAGCGTTGTAACTGTCGAAGCCAAAGTTTCAAGATCATTCAAAAGTTCAATGGAAGTTTTTATCGATGTCTGGGTAGAAGATCGTGAATCCGGAAGCCGAACAAAAGCCAATGAAGCTATTTATACATTTGTTGCCGTTGACGATACCGGAAGACCAGTCGAAGTTCCGCCAATTGTACCCGAAAGTGAGCTCGAAATACAGCGTTATGATGCTGCTTTACGTCGCAAACAGCTGAGTTTAGTGCTCGCCGGTAAAATGTTACCTTCTGATGCTACCGAACTAAAGGCTTTATTTTTATAGTGAAATTTGTGACAATTTGGAACAATTTGACATCATGCTACTTCAAAAAAAAGAAGTATTTTTACAAAATTACAAGCCTGATACAAATCTAAATCAGTACGTTATTAATTTCTGGTTTGTTTTTGAGAATGAATTATAAAAATTTACATGAAAGAAAAAGAAAAAAAAGAGATGAGTTCAGAGAAAGATGCCAAATTAAAAGCGCTACAACTTACGCTTGACAAACTAGATAAAACTTACGGAAAAGGAACCGTAATGAAAATGGGCGATAAAGCCATTGTAGAAGTTGAAACGATTTCTTCAGGTTCTCTTGGTGTCGATTTAGCGCTTGGAGTAAATGGTTACCCTAGAGGAAGAATAATTGAAATTTACGGTCCGGAATCATCTGGAAAGACCACTTTAACCTTACATGCTATTGCTGAAGCTCAAAAAGCTGGCGGAATAGCTGCTTTTATCGATGCTGAGCACGCTTTTGATAGAAATTATGCTGAAAAATTAGGCGTAGATATCGAAAACCTGATCATTTCACAACCGGATAACGGAGAACAGGCTTTAGAAATTGCCGAAAACCTGATTCGCTCAGGAGCAATTGATATTGTTGTAATTGACTCGGTTGCTGCCTTAACACCAAAGAGTGAAATCGAAGGTGAAATGGGAGATTCTAAAATGGGACTTCACGCACGATTGATGTCACAGGCGTTAAGAAAATTAACCGGTACCATCAGCAAAACAAACTGTACTGTTTTCTTCATCAACCAGTTGAGAGAAAAAATCGGTGTTATGTTTGGAAACCCTGAAACCACAACCGGAGGTAACGCTTTAAAATTCTACGCTTCTGTACGTTTAGACATCCGTCGTTCTTCTCAAATTAAAGACGGTGAGAATGTTATCGGAAACAGAACCAAAGTTAAAATCGTAAAAAACAAAGTTGCTCCGCCTTTTAAAACGGCCGAATTCGACATCATGTACGGAGAAGGAGTTTCGAAAACGGGTGAAATTCTTGATTTGGCGGTTGAATTTGAAATCGTTAAAAAAGCAGGATCATGGTTTAGCTATGGAGACACTAAATTAGGACAAGGTCGTGATGCCGTAAAAGCCCTAATTAAAGACAATCCGGAATTAGCGGACGAATTAGAACTTAAAATTAAAGCACATATCAAAGAATTAGCAGGCGCTTAATTTTTACAAAAGCACTTACAATCAATACTTTATATACAACCCGTCAGCCTTTTAAAAAACTGACGGGTTTTTTATTGAAAAAAATATCCTTTAGCGACGCAACCTTTCTAAAATCAAGCCATCTTAGTAACAGACATAGATTTGATTAATGCTTAGCCATAGGCATTACCTCAAAGGTTTTTCTACAAATTTGGTTGGTTTGTTCAATAAAAATCCGTTAGTTTTTTGGTTCTAACGGGTTTTTATTCTTTTTTTAAACTTTTTACAGCTTCCAACGCAACCTTTTTCATTTTTTTCCCTCTATACTAGTATGACGTTCAATGGAGTATTCGTCAGACTCTTTAGTATCAACCATAAATATTTTTAACCATGAAAGAGAGAATAGAAGTGTTGTACAACAAAAACCGTAGAAAAACCAAACTCAAGTTTAAGAAAGTATTGCGTTTTATTTCAGAGAAAATAATTCATAGATAATCATTTTTGAATACAAAATGGGTAAATTTTAATTCAAAAGAAAACCCGACAACTTCTGAAGCTGTCGGGTTTTTATCTTTAAAATACTTTATATCTTTATCTTTCATTCTTTTTAAACATCAGCAAACCTTTATAAATCAGCTGTCTTACCTGATCGCGAAGTTCTTTTCTATGGTCCGATGTTAATCCTTTTGTAGCCACAAAGGGTAATACTTTTACACGCATTTTACCAGGGCTTCCGCTTAAAAAAGTATACGAAAATCTTTCTTTGTTATCGGCAAAAACAATTGGAACAATCGGAATCTGGTGGTCTATCGCCAAACGAAAGGCACCGTCTTTGAACTCATCCAGTAAAATAGATTCGTCATCAGGAACTCCGCCTTCAGGAAAAATACAAATACTAAGTCCCTGATTAAGTCTGTTTTGTGCCCTTTTGAAAACTTCATTTTTACTTTTTGAAGAATTTCGATCCACCAAAATACAAGTTCTTTTATAGAAAAATCCAAACAGAGGGATTTTTGAAAGCTCCTTTTTCCCAACAAAAACAAACGGATTTCGAACGACAGCCAGCATCAGCATAATGTCGGTCATTGAAGTATGATTGGCGACAATCATATAGCTTTTATTTTTAACCAGCTTCTCTTCGCGCTCGATTTTATAATAAAAACCCATCCCGAAAAGGATAAATTTAGCCCAAATGCGGGCCATTTTAAAGAAATAGGGATAACCCCTCTCCGATGCAATAGAAATTAGCAAAAACGGCAACATAATCAATATCGGAATGGCCATTAAAATGTAAAACCATATGCGCCATAAAACCCAAAAAACAACTTTTAATCCTTTCATGGTTTCAAATGTAAGAAAACCGAAATGAATTTAGATTTTTCGATCCTTAGATTTTTAAAATGTTAGACTTTTCTCTGAAATAAAACTTAAAATCAATGAGATGTTGGATAAACTTTAGCGAGTTTGCGAAAAACTTTACGAACTTTGCGGTTAGAAAAAATAAACCTGCAATCTTTGCGATTGGAAGATTAAGAAAAAAACTAGAATGGCAAAAATACTTACTGGTGTTCAGAGTACTGGAACGCCACACTTAGGCAATTTGTTGGGAGCAATTATTCCGGCAATCGAATTATCAAATGACCCGGCAAACGAATCTTTTTTGTTTATTGCTGATTTACACTCCATTACACAAATTAAAGAGGGCAAAACGCTAAGAGAAAATACATACAGCACTGCAGCGGCTTGGCTTGCCTGTGGTTTAAATCCTGATAAAGTAACCTTCTACAGACAATCTGATGTGGTTCAAACTACAGAATTAACCTGGTACCTAAGTTGCTTTTTTCCATTTCAACGTTTGACTTTGGCACATTCGTTCAAAGATAAAGCAGATCGTTTAGACGACGTTAATGCCGGACTTTTTACTTATCCGATGTTAATGGCCGCCGATATTTTATTGTATGATGCAGAATTTGTTCCGGTTGGAAAAGATCAATTGCAGCATTTAGAAATCACGCGTGATGTAGCTTCGCGTTTCAACCATCAAATGGGCGAAACGTTTGTAATTCCAGAGGCTAAAATTCAGGAAGACGGCAAATTGATTCCGGGAACAAACGGTGGAAAAATGAGTAAATCAGCCAATAATCTCATCAACATTTTCCTTGACGATAAAACAATTCGCAAGCAGGTCATGAGTATTGAAACGGACAGTACACCACTCGAAGAGCCTAAAAACCCGGATACCTGCAATGCATTTGCTATCTATTCCTTGCTGGCAACCGAAACGCAAATTGCCGAAATGAGAGCCAATTATTTAGGTGGAAACTATGGTTATGGTCATGCCAAACAAGCTTTGTTTGAACTGATTATAGAAAAATTCAAAACCGAAAGAGAAAAATACACTTACTACATGAACAACCTTGAAGAAGTAGATGCTTTACTCAAAAAAGGGGCATCAAAAGCTTCCGTAATTGCTGATGGTGTATTGGCAAAAGTAAGACAGGTCCTTGGATTTGGTCAATAATATAAATTTTGAGCCCGACCTGTTTTAAAAACCTGTCGGGCTTTTAATTTAAACTAAATTGCCTCAAACAATTTTCCAGGAAGAGGTCTAATCAAGCCTTTCAACTCCATATTCAACAACAGACCCGAAATTTTATAAATCGGAAAATCACATTGCAGCGCAATACTATCCAACAGTTCCCTCCCATTTTTTAGAAGAAAATCATACACCTTCTGCTCCTCAGGTTCTAAATTTATAAAAAGCTGTTTTTGAACCGGTTTGGGTTTTGTTTCAACATTCCAGTTCAGCATATAAATCAAATCTGCGGCACTTGTCAGCACATTGGCACGCTGCGTTTTAATCAAATTGTTGCAACCCTGACTGTACTTATCCGTAACACGTCCGGGAACCGCAAAAACATCGCGATTGTAATCATTGGCCAAGTTTGCCGTAATCAGCGACCCGCCTTTTTCAGCGGATTCGATTACAAGAGTCGCTTCAGCCATTCCTGCCACAATACGGTTTCTGCGTACAAAATTTTCTTTATCGGGATTAGACGTACTCCAGAATTCGGTCATAAAGCCCCCATTTTCCTCGATTTGAGCAGTATACTTTCTGTGCGATTTCGGATAAATCTGATTCAATCCATGTGCCATAACCCCTATGGTTTGCAGGTTAAAATCCATTGCCCGCTGATGGGCAACAATATCAACACCATAGGCAAAACCACTAACGATTACCGGATCTAGTGGGGCCAATTCTTCTACCAAATTTCGACAGAACTCCGTTCCGTATGAAGTAATCTGGCGTGTTCCCACTATGCTTATTATTTTTTTGCTTTTTAAATTTATGTTTCCACGTGAAAAAATCAAAACAGGAGAATCGATACAATGTTTTAAGCGCTCCGGATAGCTTTCTTCCTTAAAAAACGACACGTTC harbors:
- the trpS gene encoding tryptophan--tRNA ligase; its protein translation is MAKILTGVQSTGTPHLGNLLGAIIPAIELSNDPANESFLFIADLHSITQIKEGKTLRENTYSTAAAWLACGLNPDKVTFYRQSDVVQTTELTWYLSCFFPFQRLTLAHSFKDKADRLDDVNAGLFTYPMLMAADILLYDAEFVPVGKDQLQHLEITRDVASRFNHQMGETFVIPEAKIQEDGKLIPGTNGGKMSKSANNLINIFLDDKTIRKQVMSIETDSTPLEEPKNPDTCNAFAIYSLLATETQIAEMRANYLGGNYGYGHAKQALFELIIEKFKTEREKYTYYMNNLEEVDALLKKGASKASVIADGVLAKVRQVLGFGQ
- the recA gene encoding recombinase RecA, whose translation is MSSEKDAKLKALQLTLDKLDKTYGKGTVMKMGDKAIVEVETISSGSLGVDLALGVNGYPRGRIIEIYGPESSGKTTLTLHAIAEAQKAGGIAAFIDAEHAFDRNYAEKLGVDIENLIISQPDNGEQALEIAENLIRSGAIDIVVIDSVAALTPKSEIEGEMGDSKMGLHARLMSQALRKLTGTISKTNCTVFFINQLREKIGVMFGNPETTTGGNALKFYASVRLDIRRSSQIKDGENVIGNRTKVKIVKNKVAPPFKTAEFDIMYGEGVSKTGEILDLAVEFEIVKKAGSWFSYGDTKLGQGRDAVKALIKDNPELADELELKIKAHIKELAGA
- a CDS encoding DoxX family protein; this encodes MNNVASILLLAFLALTFLQSGYEKIFYWKDNVEWLKGHFAKTRLKNQVPLALLHLLILELISGVLCVVGAIQLLTNSGREFGFYGAIFSCITLLMMLFGQRLAKDYDGARTIVIYFIPAVMAVYWLN
- the dprA gene encoding DNA-processing protein DprA codes for the protein MSDQDLFYVLALLKVEGVGDIMAKKLLNHYGSAEAVFKSKSGQMAVIDGVGSVLLRNFKDKSVFEKANSEMEFLKSNAVNVSFFKEESYPERLKHCIDSPVLIFSRGNINLKSKKIISIVGTRQITSYGTEFCRNLVEELAPLDPVIVSGFAYGVDIVAHQRAMDFNLQTIGVMAHGLNQIYPKSHRKYTAQIEENGGFMTEFWSTSNPDKENFVRRNRIVAGMAEATLVIESAEKGGSLITANLANDYNRDVFAVPGRVTDKYSQGCNNLIKTQRANVLTSAADLIYMLNWNVETKPKPVQKQLFINLEPEEQKVYDFLLKNGRELLDSIALQCDFPIYKISGLLLNMELKGLIRPLPGKLFEAI
- a CDS encoding ATP-binding protein; the protein is MQFSQILGQDYIKSHLIKSAASGRIPHAQLFIGPEGSGTLSTAIAYAQYILCNNTGDENSNGNDSCNLKFQNISHPDLHFIYPTVTTEDVKTKPKSLDFIQDWRTFIQETPYGGLFDWYKMLGVQNKQGEIRVEDAQEVLKSLSLKSYEGGYKIMIIWMADKMNIAASNKLLKLLEEPSDKTIFILISENEEDIIQTIRSRCQVIHFNGLPEKVIAEALMVKENIDEKLAFKIAHQAQGNFSKALHLIKEDDSEYPFEQWFVNWVRAAFRAKGNAAAIQDLITWSEEIAALGRESQKKFIQFCIEMFRQALLLNYQAPTLVYIEPKVDKFKLENFAPFVNGNNIHEIFKELSDAMYHIERNGNAKIILTDLSIKLTRLIHKK
- a CDS encoding acyl-CoA thioesterase, which codes for MNPKHPSESLTILTDLVLPSETNPLNNLFGGELLARMDRAASIAARRHSRRIVVTASVNHVAFNRAISLGSVVTVEAKVSRSFKSSMEVFIDVWVEDRESGSRTKANEAIYTFVAVDDTGRPVEVPPIVPESELEIQRYDAALRRKQLSLVLAGKMLPSDATELKALFL
- a CDS encoding lysophospholipid acyltransferase family protein encodes the protein MKGLKVVFWVLWRIWFYILMAIPILIMLPFLLISIASERGYPYFFKMARIWAKFILFGMGFYYKIEREEKLVKNKSYMIVANHTSMTDIMLMLAVVRNPFVFVGKKELSKIPLFGFFYKRTCILVDRNSSKSKNEVFKRAQNRLNQGLSICIFPEGGVPDDESILLDEFKDGAFRLAIDHQIPIVPIVFADNKERFSYTFLSGSPGKMRVKVLPFVATKGLTSDHRKELRDQVRQLIYKGLLMFKKNER